In Thermosynechococcus sichuanensis E542, a single genomic region encodes these proteins:
- a CDS encoding DUF502 domain-containing protein, translating into MLHRLQQAIKNDLIAGLLVVIPLATTIWLSISVSSWVLDLLTRIPKQVNPFKTWHPLLVDLLNVAVGIFVPLTGILLIGLMARNIFGQWLLNTGESILKRIPLAGTIYKVLQQLLETILRDSRDRFRRVVLVEYPRPGLWAVAFVTGTINGSLQTAFSEPMLSLFIPSSPNPTTGWYVIASERDVRDLDISIEDAFKLIISGGIVTPGSVPTSTLPPAPASLG; encoded by the coding sequence GTGCTGCACCGACTCCAACAAGCAATTAAAAATGATCTCATTGCCGGTCTGCTGGTGGTGATCCCACTGGCAACGACAATTTGGCTATCGATTTCTGTCTCCAGTTGGGTGTTGGATCTCCTCACCCGTATTCCTAAGCAAGTGAATCCCTTCAAAACATGGCACCCCCTGTTGGTGGATCTGCTCAATGTGGCAGTGGGGATTTTCGTGCCCTTAACAGGGATCCTGCTCATTGGCTTAATGGCACGCAATATCTTTGGCCAGTGGCTCTTGAACACGGGTGAGAGCATTCTCAAGCGCATTCCCTTGGCGGGCACCATTTATAAAGTGCTGCAACAGCTCCTAGAGACGATTCTGCGGGATTCGCGCGATCGCTTTCGGCGGGTGGTGCTCGTAGAATACCCGCGGCCGGGTCTGTGGGCGGTGGCCTTTGTTACTGGCACAATTAATGGTTCATTGCAGACGGCTTTTTCCGAGCCGATGTTGAGCTTATTTATCCCCTCATCCCCTAACCCCACCACGGGTTGGTATGTGATTGCCAGTGAGCGGGATGTGCGGGATTTGGACATTTCGATCGAGGATGCCTTTAAGCTGATTATTTCGGGGGGGATTGTGACACCGGGATCAGTTCCGACCTCGACCCTGCCCCCTGCCCCTGCTTCGTTGGGTTAA
- the murA gene encoding UDP-N-acetylglucosamine 1-carboxyvinyltransferase: MLTSTATPLTTEQAHLKIQGGYRLSGEVRISGAKNSALVLMAGALLAADTTILRAVPDLADIRRLGEILQALGVKVQRLGSEAIAIDATDLNTNDPPYRLVSQLRASFFAIGPLVARLGVARVPLPGGCAIGARPVELHVRGLQAMGAEVTIDHGVVTASAAKLKGTRIYLDYPSVGATETLMMAATLAEGETTIENAAQEPEVVDLANFCIAMGAKIYGAGTNSITIVGVDRLHGTEYEIIPDRIEAGTFLLAAAVTRSAITLAPVIPSHLTPVIAKLEEMGATVEFPDPTRVRFTPAQRYRATDIETLPYPGFPTDMQALMMTLLAISEGNSLVSETVFENRFGHVAELNRMGADIRVKGNHAAIRGVPHLSGAPVTGTDLRATAALVVAGLAAHGETHVYGLQHLDRGYWQIEAKLRGLGAQLERYIPSAAPSPVF, translated from the coding sequence ATGCTAACCTCGACCGCAACGCCGCTGACCACAGAGCAGGCACACCTCAAGATTCAGGGGGGCTATCGGTTATCGGGTGAGGTGAGGATTAGCGGAGCCAAGAATTCAGCACTGGTTTTGATGGCAGGAGCACTCTTAGCAGCGGATACAACCATTCTTCGGGCAGTGCCTGACTTAGCGGATATTCGTCGCCTTGGGGAAATTTTACAGGCATTGGGGGTCAAGGTACAACGCCTCGGTAGTGAAGCGATCGCCATTGATGCCACGGACTTAAATACCAATGATCCCCCCTATCGCTTGGTCAGCCAACTGCGGGCAAGTTTCTTTGCTATTGGCCCTCTGGTGGCACGCTTGGGCGTTGCCCGCGTTCCTTTGCCCGGTGGCTGTGCCATTGGTGCCCGTCCCGTGGAACTCCATGTGCGGGGTCTGCAAGCAATGGGGGCCGAAGTCACGATTGATCACGGCGTTGTTACCGCCAGTGCGGCCAAACTCAAGGGAACACGCATCTATTTGGACTATCCCAGCGTCGGTGCAACGGAAACCCTAATGATGGCCGCCACCCTTGCCGAGGGGGAAACCACGATTGAAAATGCCGCCCAAGAACCGGAAGTAGTGGATTTGGCCAACTTCTGCATCGCAATGGGGGCAAAAATCTATGGCGCCGGCACCAATTCGATCACCATTGTCGGGGTCGATCGCCTCCACGGCACTGAATACGAAATTATTCCCGATCGCATTGAAGCGGGCACATTTCTCTTGGCCGCTGCTGTCACCCGCTCGGCCATTACCCTTGCACCGGTGATTCCCAGTCATCTCACTCCCGTTATCGCCAAACTCGAAGAAATGGGAGCAACGGTTGAATTTCCCGATCCTACTCGTGTGCGCTTTACCCCTGCCCAGCGCTATCGTGCCACCGACATTGAAACGCTGCCCTACCCCGGCTTTCCCACGGATATGCAGGCCTTGATGATGACATTGCTGGCTATCAGTGAGGGGAATAGTTTAGTCAGCGAAACGGTGTTTGAAAATCGCTTTGGCCATGTGGCTGAACTCAATCGCATGGGGGCCGATATTCGTGTCAAAGGGAATCACGCCGCCATCCGAGGGGTGCCTCATCTTTCCGGTGCACCCGTAACGGGGACGGATTTACGTGCCACAGCGGCTTTAGTTGTTGCTGGACTGGCTGCCCACGGGGAAACCCACGTCTATGGCTTGCAGCACTTAGATCGGGGCTACTGGCAAATTGAAGCCAAGCTGCGGGGTTTGGGTGCACAGCTAGAGCGCTATATTCCGAGTGCAGCGCCTTCGCCAGTTTTTTAG
- the nusB gene encoding transcription antitermination factor NusB gives MITARRVARELALLSAAQVLRQPKLLDESDCRSLILTAVRTLASDVRDTLEQAGSELSESQRLLHHSEFQLPHLERAQMVLQDALNRAEKGLNKIGAALDLPEILYFAHQEEVQAYAIALLRCLQRHQTEIQELVNRSMVDWQLERLTHLDRTIIEIAVAEMRYLDVAKQVAINEAIELAKRYSDEGSHRFINGVLRRISEVLDAVQAATGN, from the coding sequence ATGATTACTGCTCGTCGTGTTGCGCGGGAATTGGCGTTGCTCAGTGCCGCTCAAGTGTTACGCCAACCGAAACTGCTCGATGAAAGTGACTGCCGCAGTTTGATCTTAACGGCTGTACGGACGCTGGCAAGTGATGTGCGCGATACCCTCGAACAGGCCGGCAGCGAACTCAGCGAAAGTCAGCGCCTGCTCCACCACAGCGAGTTTCAATTGCCCCATCTCGAAAGGGCACAGATGGTGCTCCAAGATGCCCTTAATCGGGCGGAAAAGGGCTTAAACAAAATAGGTGCTGCTCTCGATTTACCCGAAATTCTCTACTTTGCCCATCAGGAGGAGGTCCAAGCCTACGCGATCGCCCTGCTGCGCTGTTTGCAGCGACACCAAACGGAGATTCAAGAACTGGTGAATCGCTCAATGGTGGATTGGCAACTGGAGCGACTGACCCACTTAGATCGCACCATTATTGAAATTGCCGTCGCGGAGATGCGCTATCTTGACGTGGCCAAGCAAGTGGCCATCAATGAGGCGATCGAACTGGCCAAACGCTATAGTGACGAGGGCAGCCACCGCTTTATCAATGGCGTACTGCGGCGGATTAGTGAAGTCCTTGACGCAGTTCAGGCGGCCACTGGTAACTGA
- a CDS encoding glycogen/starch/alpha-glucan phosphorylase, with amino-acid sequence MNNSATPNGHPVNSVSHTNSPANDEHCDLYIESDRTGMTVQTLKRAFVDNLHYIQGKDAMFATPYDYFMALAYTVRDRLLHRRIKTAQTYFEQDAKVVYYLSAEFLIGRLLLNNLINVGLYEQTKQAMADFGLDLNELMDREPEPGLGNGGLGRLAACFLDSLATLEIPAVGYGIRYEFGIFEQIITNGWQHEVPDNWLRFGNPWEIARPDYNVEVKFGGHTEAYTDAQGHYRVRWVPSTTVFGTPYDTPIPGYGKNTVNTLRLWSARAAQDFNLQVFNAGDYTQAVSEKTFSENISKVLYPNDNTPQGKELRLRQQYFFVSCSLQDIIRLYLRRHTSFDAFPDKVAIQLNDTHPAIGVAELMRLLVDEYQLPWEKAWDITQRTFAYTNHTLLAEALERWSVDLFGQLLPRHLEIIYEINYRFLNEIRLRYPGNIARLARMSLIEEGHPKQVRMAHLACVGSHTVNGVAELHTELIKQELMRDFYEMYPNKFQNKTNGITPRRWLLISNPRLASLITETLKSDRWITHLEELRGLEPYATDPAFQAKWQQIKQANKERLAEYIWRNNQIEVDPYSLFDIQIKRIHEYKRQHLAVLHIITLYEQIKANPNIDIQPRTFIFGGKAAPGYFMAKMIIKLINSVGDMVNHDSDVNGRLKVVFLSNYSVSLGEIAYPAADLSEQISTAGKEASGTGNMKFALNGALTIGTLDGANVEIRQEVGAENFFLFGLTAQEVMSLKAEGYNPREYYNSNPMLKKVIDSLISDYFNPREPGLFEPIVSSLLNEDQYMLLADYQSYVDCQQRAAQAFRDKSHWTQMSILNVARMGKFSSDRTIAEYCKDIWHVKPVPVSLDTCRPAFRPSRVSQTSSL; translated from the coding sequence ATGAATAATTCCGCCACTCCTAACGGTCATCCTGTCAATTCAGTTTCCCACACCAATTCTCCTGCCAACGACGAACACTGCGATCTGTATATCGAAAGCGATCGCACAGGGATGACAGTGCAAACCCTGAAGCGCGCCTTTGTTGATAATCTCCACTACATCCAGGGCAAGGATGCCATGTTTGCCACGCCCTACGATTACTTCATGGCACTGGCCTACACGGTGCGCGATCGCCTACTGCATCGGCGGATTAAAACCGCCCAAACCTATTTTGAGCAGGATGCCAAGGTGGTCTATTACCTGTCGGCAGAGTTCCTCATTGGTCGCCTGCTCCTGAACAACCTGATTAACGTCGGCCTCTACGAGCAAACCAAACAGGCCATGGCCGACTTTGGCCTTGACCTCAATGAACTCATGGATCGTGAACCGGAGCCGGGGCTAGGCAATGGCGGTTTAGGACGCTTGGCGGCTTGTTTCCTCGACTCTCTCGCAACTCTTGAAATTCCCGCTGTCGGCTACGGCATTCGCTACGAATTTGGTATTTTCGAGCAAATCATCACCAATGGCTGGCAGCACGAAGTGCCCGACAACTGGCTGCGTTTTGGTAACCCTTGGGAGATTGCCCGTCCCGATTACAACGTTGAAGTCAAATTTGGCGGCCACACCGAAGCCTACACCGATGCCCAAGGGCACTACCGCGTGCGCTGGGTTCCTAGCACCACGGTTTTTGGCACCCCCTATGATACGCCAATTCCCGGCTATGGCAAAAATACGGTAAATACGCTCCGGCTGTGGAGTGCCCGTGCAGCCCAGGACTTTAACCTTCAGGTGTTCAACGCGGGTGACTATACCCAAGCCGTCTCCGAAAAAACCTTTAGTGAGAATATCTCGAAGGTTCTCTACCCCAACGACAACACCCCCCAAGGTAAAGAATTGCGGCTGCGGCAACAGTATTTCTTTGTCTCCTGTTCGTTGCAGGACATTATTCGTCTCTATCTACGGCGGCACACCAGCTTTGATGCTTTCCCCGATAAAGTGGCCATTCAGCTCAACGATACTCACCCTGCCATTGGTGTGGCTGAACTGATGCGACTGCTGGTGGATGAGTACCAACTTCCATGGGAAAAAGCGTGGGACATTACCCAGCGCACTTTTGCCTATACCAACCACACGCTGCTGGCGGAAGCCCTCGAACGCTGGTCGGTGGATCTCTTTGGTCAACTGCTGCCGCGCCATTTGGAAATTATTTATGAGATTAACTACCGCTTCCTGAATGAAATTCGCCTGCGCTACCCAGGCAACATTGCGCGGTTGGCACGGATGTCTCTGATTGAGGAAGGTCATCCCAAGCAGGTGCGCATGGCGCATTTGGCCTGTGTCGGCAGCCATACGGTGAATGGGGTAGCGGAACTGCACACAGAGCTGATCAAGCAGGAGCTGATGCGGGACTTCTATGAGATGTACCCCAACAAGTTCCAGAACAAAACCAATGGCATTACGCCCCGCCGTTGGCTATTGATCAGTAATCCCCGCTTGGCCAGTCTGATTACCGAAACCCTGAAGAGCGATCGCTGGATTACCCACCTTGAAGAGCTGCGCGGCCTAGAACCCTACGCCACGGATCCCGCTTTTCAGGCCAAGTGGCAGCAAATCAAGCAAGCTAACAAAGAGCGCTTGGCGGAGTACATCTGGCGCAACAACCAAATCGAGGTAGATCCCTACTCTCTCTTTGACATTCAAATCAAGCGCATCCACGAGTACAAACGACAGCACTTGGCGGTGCTCCACATCATTACGCTCTACGAGCAAATCAAGGCCAATCCCAACATTGACATTCAGCCGCGCACATTTATTTTTGGCGGCAAGGCAGCCCCCGGCTACTTCATGGCCAAGATGATCATCAAGCTGATCAATTCTGTGGGCGATATGGTCAACCACGACAGTGATGTGAATGGCCGCCTCAAAGTGGTGTTCCTGAGTAACTACTCGGTCTCCCTTGGCGAAATAGCCTATCCGGCTGCCGATCTCTCGGAGCAGATCTCCACCGCTGGTAAGGAGGCCTCCGGCACTGGAAATATGAAGTTTGCCCTCAATGGCGCCCTAACGATCGGGACGCTGGATGGTGCGAATGTGGAAATTCGCCAAGAGGTGGGGGCAGAGAACTTCTTCCTCTTTGGTTTGACGGCACAAGAGGTGATGAGCCTAAAAGCTGAGGGCTACAATCCTCGCGAGTACTACAACAGCAACCCAATGCTCAAGAAAGTGATTGACAGTCTTATTTCCGACTACTTCAATCCGCGTGAGCCGGGGCTATTTGAACCGATTGTCAGTTCGCTGCTCAACGAGGATCAATACATGCTCTTGGCGGACTACCAATCCTATGTGGACTGTCAGCAACGGGCAGCCCAAGCCTTCCGCGACAAAAGCCACTGGACTCAGATGTCGATTCTCAATGTGGCACGCATGGGCAAATTCTCGAGCGATCGCACGATTGCTGAGTACTGCAAAGACATCTGGCACGTCAAACCCGTACCCGTTTCCCTAGACACCTGTCGGCCTGCTTTTCGCCCCAGTCGGGTGAGTCAAACCAGTAGTCTTTAG
- a CDS encoding class I SAM-dependent methyltransferase, with protein sequence MILNPQQRTKLDSRSDDLFYAAPRFVTHVDDFFLARLTDLYRQYLQPQMRVLDLMSSWVSHLPPELSFQEVVGHGMNAVELARNPRLDHYFVQNLNEDLALPLEDASFDAVLMAVSVQYLQYPEATFTEIARILKPQGVVIVSFSNRMFFEKAIQAWRDATEGDRVQLVHTYINSIPSLKVIETHLPRPWSWLAFTDPFYAVVGQKQLA encoded by the coding sequence ATGATTCTCAATCCCCAACAGCGCACGAAATTGGATAGCCGCAGCGATGATCTCTTTTATGCGGCACCGCGCTTTGTCACGCATGTAGATGATTTCTTTCTAGCGCGCCTCACGGATCTCTACCGCCAATACTTGCAGCCGCAGATGCGGGTTTTGGACTTAATGAGTAGTTGGGTGTCCCATCTCCCTCCGGAGCTATCCTTTCAGGAAGTGGTGGGTCATGGCATGAATGCGGTGGAGCTAGCCCGCAACCCGCGGCTGGATCATTATTTCGTTCAAAACCTCAATGAAGACTTGGCTCTGCCCCTCGAGGATGCCAGTTTTGATGCTGTACTGATGGCGGTGTCGGTGCAGTACCTCCAGTATCCTGAGGCCACTTTTACAGAAATTGCCCGCATCCTCAAGCCCCAAGGGGTCGTCATTGTCAGCTTCTCGAATCGAATGTTTTTTGAGAAGGCAATTCAGGCATGGCGAGACGCTACTGAAGGCGATCGCGTGCAGTTGGTGCACACCTACATCAATAGCATTCCCTCCCTGAAAGTCATCGAGACCCATCTGCCGCGTCCCTGGTCTTGGCTGGCATTCACCGATCCCTTCTACGCTGTCGTTGGTCAAAAGCAGTTGGCGTGA
- a CDS encoding tetratricopeptide repeat protein, with amino-acid sequence MLTEVLTALDKGNFQQAEKLLATLPPEDPRVLLCRGQLHLKTERLEAAESDFRQLLRLNCGSKLTQMARRGLEKIEQIRQQQRQQAILATHAVVGVEQQGVLVLEGVAAPEQRTILARLLATMFKIDPYTARLLIPSRGWRLIRTGNFAELTVYCQELKQQGFTLFCVPFEALTATPVLQVRYFAALEPQPRVVCTSSLSPEPVELTFTWSQVSQRVEGLLPIFEQVFDRDRQGKVTRKEQIQDHAQCCDLHLFQQNQILRFYRGGYQFHQGIPLNRVAEVIQSDLDLDQNTSWVKWRQLSSLWQQHCGDRPVWQDFTSFAETALDFTELLSKIPPHINLFRREDSLWDAAFMLYSSLAFHRARSGSNR; translated from the coding sequence ATGCTGACTGAGGTCTTAACAGCACTGGATAAAGGAAATTTCCAACAGGCAGAAAAGTTGCTGGCCACCTTGCCTCCTGAGGATCCCCGTGTGCTTCTGTGCCGAGGTCAACTCCATCTCAAGACAGAGCGATTAGAGGCAGCGGAGTCAGACTTTCGCCAATTACTGCGCCTCAACTGCGGTTCCAAGCTGACCCAAATGGCTCGGCGCGGCCTCGAAAAAATTGAGCAAATTCGTCAACAACAGCGACAACAGGCGATTTTAGCAACCCATGCCGTGGTGGGAGTGGAGCAGCAGGGTGTTCTTGTTCTAGAGGGGGTGGCTGCCCCTGAGCAACGCACGATCCTTGCCCGTCTTTTGGCCACCATGTTTAAGATTGACCCCTACACGGCGCGACTGTTGATTCCGTCGCGGGGCTGGCGCTTAATTCGCACGGGTAATTTTGCAGAACTCACGGTCTATTGCCAAGAGCTGAAACAGCAGGGGTTTACTCTCTTTTGTGTCCCCTTTGAGGCACTGACAGCCACACCCGTCTTGCAGGTGCGTTATTTTGCGGCCCTGGAGCCACAGCCGCGTGTGGTGTGTACTAGTTCATTATCACCAGAACCTGTGGAGCTAACGTTTACTTGGTCACAGGTTAGCCAGCGAGTGGAGGGGTTGCTGCCAATTTTTGAGCAGGTGTTCGATCGCGATCGCCAAGGGAAAGTCACCCGCAAAGAACAAATTCAGGATCATGCCCAGTGCTGTGATCTCCACCTCTTTCAGCAAAATCAAATCCTGCGCTTTTATCGTGGCGGTTACCAATTTCATCAGGGGATTCCCCTCAATCGGGTGGCGGAGGTGATCCAAAGTGATTTAGATTTGGATCAAAATACCTCATGGGTGAAGTGGCGGCAGTTATCGAGTCTGTGGCAGCAGCACTGTGGCGATCGCCCCGTATGGCAAGACTTCACCAGCTTTGCCGAAACCGCCTTGGACTTTACCGAACTCCTGAGTAAAATTCCCCCCCACATTAACCTCTTTCGTCGCGAAGACAGTCTTTGGGATGCCGCTTTCATGCTCTACAGCAGCTTGGCCTTTCACCGTGCCCGCAGTGGCAGCAACCGCTAA
- a CDS encoding AmpG family muropeptide MFS transporter, producing the protein MAGIGAALRVFQSRKMAALLLLGFSSGLPLFLTSRTLQAWMTVEGIDLTAIGLFSLVGLPYSLKFLWSPLLDRYTIPFLGRRRGWLLLIQVLLLGAIALMAVQDPSTSLRLLAVNALAIAFLSASQDIAVDAYRADVLEPLEMGAGAGIYVLGYRIALLVTGSLALILADQLPWPVVYVLMALLMLVGMVTTLWAPEPEVHPPAPRSLAEAVIQPFLDFFQRYGWGTGLIILLFICLYRLGDALTGNMMTPFLLQQGFSQTQIGAVQGGVGLIATIVGALAGGAAISQIGIHRALWIMGGLQASSNISYFVLANAGANPTVMVAAISIDNFCAGLAIAALTALLMSLCNPQFSATQYALLSSLFAFSRDVLAAPAGKAAEIMGWPLFFLFTIGAALPALLLLPFFAPWRGKPAFPRPGSDE; encoded by the coding sequence ATGGCGGGAATCGGCGCAGCCCTACGGGTTTTTCAAAGTCGCAAAATGGCGGCACTGCTTTTGTTGGGGTTTTCGTCAGGGTTGCCCCTGTTTCTCACCAGCCGAACACTGCAAGCATGGATGACCGTTGAGGGCATTGACTTGACCGCCATTGGCCTCTTTAGCCTAGTGGGGTTGCCCTACTCCCTGAAGTTTCTCTGGTCCCCCTTGCTGGATCGCTACACGATTCCCTTTTTGGGACGGCGGCGAGGGTGGTTACTGCTGATTCAGGTGCTCCTCTTGGGGGCGATCGCCCTGATGGCGGTACAGGATCCGAGTACGAGCCTGCGCCTGTTGGCGGTGAATGCCCTTGCCATTGCCTTCTTGAGTGCCAGCCAAGATATTGCCGTGGATGCCTACCGTGCCGATGTCCTAGAACCCCTTGAAATGGGAGCAGGTGCGGGTATCTACGTCCTTGGCTATCGCATTGCGCTCTTGGTCACGGGTTCCCTCGCCCTCATCCTTGCCGATCAACTGCCTTGGCCAGTGGTTTACGTCCTGATGGCATTGTTGATGCTGGTGGGCATGGTTACCACCCTTTGGGCACCGGAACCCGAGGTACATCCCCCAGCCCCTCGCTCCTTAGCTGAGGCAGTCATTCAACCCTTTCTTGATTTTTTCCAGCGCTACGGCTGGGGAACGGGGCTGATTATTTTGCTTTTTATCTGCCTCTACCGCTTGGGGGATGCCCTCACAGGGAACATGATGACCCCTTTTCTGTTGCAGCAGGGCTTTAGCCAAACTCAAATTGGGGCGGTGCAAGGGGGTGTGGGGCTGATTGCCACGATTGTCGGTGCCCTTGCCGGCGGCGCAGCCATCAGTCAAATCGGGATTCACCGTGCCCTGTGGATCATGGGGGGATTGCAAGCCTCCAGCAATATCTCCTATTTTGTGTTGGCCAATGCCGGTGCCAACCCAACGGTGATGGTGGCTGCCATTAGTATTGATAACTTCTGTGCGGGGCTGGCGATCGCGGCCTTAACCGCACTCCTGATGAGCCTCTGCAATCCCCAATTTAGTGCAACGCAGTATGCCCTGCTCTCTAGTCTTTTTGCCTTTAGTCGGGATGTTCTGGCGGCTCCTGCAGGTAAAGCCGCAGAGATCATGGGGTGGCCGCTCTTTTTTCTCTTTACGATTGGGGCTGCCTTACCAGCCCTGCTACTGCTGCCATTTTTTGCCCCTTGGCGAGGGAAGCCAGCGTTCCCCCGACCGGGTAGTGATGAATGA
- a CDS encoding DUF7219 family protein — translation MNKYEFLHPHSRYHGEFTPENFLFDANLQEFATRVSYISGLENSGKLSPQEAYEQIKNLWKELKASKKCLLDTPDTPSPS, via the coding sequence ATGAATAAATACGAATTTTTACATCCCCACAGCCGTTACCACGGTGAGTTTACACCCGAAAATTTTTTATTTGATGCCAACTTGCAGGAGTTTGCCACCCGAGTGAGCTACATTTCCGGCCTCGAAAACAGTGGCAAGCTCTCCCCTCAGGAAGCTTACGAGCAAATTAAAAATCTCTGGAAGGAATTAAAAGCCAGCAAAAAATGTTTGCTAGATACCCCAGATACCCCATCCCCTAGCTAG
- the aroB gene encoding 3-dehydroquinate synthase — protein sequence MTTLISVPLGEHAYRIAIGANIRRQLPALLAEYTPLTPKAPALIVSNPRIWRHYGTEVHEALTQAGWQVTPCLLPAGERYKTLRTVEKIYDAALRQRLERGSTLFALGGGVIGDMTGFAAATWLRGIAVVQMPTSLLAMVDAAIGGKTGVNHPQGKNLIGAFHQPRLVVIDPDVLVTLPPREFRAGMAEVIKYGVIWDAQLFDLLSQLPRLDRMAALPAEQLLQILERSCQAKVDVVSKDEREAGLRAILNYGHTIGHALESMGNYRLLNHGEAVAIGMIAAGELAVTLGYWSAEAAAAQRALILKAKLPTTIPAHFDVEGLLALLQHDKKVQAQKVRFILPTAIGHGEIFDQVPTELIRETLHRLQA from the coding sequence ATGACCACTCTGATTTCCGTTCCCCTTGGTGAGCACGCCTACCGCATCGCCATTGGTGCCAACATACGGCGGCAGTTGCCTGCCCTTTTGGCCGAATATACCCCCTTGACGCCGAAAGCCCCTGCCCTGATCGTTTCCAATCCGCGAATTTGGCGACACTATGGCACAGAGGTGCACGAGGCATTAACGCAAGCGGGCTGGCAGGTCACCCCCTGTCTTCTCCCAGCGGGGGAACGCTACAAAACCCTCAGAACCGTCGAAAAGATTTATGATGCTGCCCTGCGTCAGCGTTTAGAGCGGGGTTCTACCCTCTTTGCCCTTGGCGGTGGGGTCATTGGTGACATGACCGGCTTTGCGGCGGCGACCTGGCTGCGGGGGATTGCCGTGGTTCAGATGCCCACCAGTCTCTTGGCGATGGTGGATGCAGCCATTGGCGGCAAAACAGGGGTGAACCATCCCCAGGGCAAAAATCTCATCGGTGCCTTTCATCAACCCCGTCTTGTGGTCATTGATCCCGATGTTTTGGTAACCTTACCCCCCAGAGAATTTCGGGCTGGCATGGCAGAGGTGATTAAATACGGCGTGATTTGGGATGCTCAGCTATTTGACCTGCTGAGTCAGTTGCCGCGCTTGGATCGCATGGCTGCTTTGCCTGCTGAGCAGTTGCTTCAAATCCTAGAGCGTTCCTGCCAAGCAAAAGTGGATGTGGTCAGCAAGGATGAGCGGGAAGCAGGTCTGCGGGCGATTTTGAATTACGGGCACACAATTGGCCATGCCCTTGAAAGTATGGGTAACTATCGTCTTTTGAACCACGGCGAGGCTGTGGCCATTGGTATGATTGCCGCTGGCGAACTGGCGGTGACCTTGGGGTATTGGTCAGCAGAAGCCGCCGCCGCCCAACGGGCATTGATTCTCAAGGCAAAACTACCGACTACGATCCCAGCTCACTTTGATGTCGAGGGACTGCTGGCACTTCTGCAACATGACAAGAAGGTTCAGGCACAAAAGGTGCGGTTTATTCTCCCCACTGCCATTGGCCATGGGGAAATTTTTGATCAGGTGCCAACAGAACTAATTCGGGAGACACTCCATCGGCTCCAAGCCTAG